In the Pirellulales bacterium genome, one interval contains:
- a CDS encoding elongation factor G: MADRSISDIRALVFCGHGASGKTTLLDKILQKTGTINRSASVDDGTSVCDFDDEEKHHKYSIEASVAHFEYGGKLFQVIDTPGYPDFIGATIGAMQAVDTAVIMINAHTGIGVNTRRVFEEAGKAGLERMICITKMDLENIDYPKLLAEIQELFGSHCVPWNVPIGVSHEFRGVASTLHPPDDVTGAVIDPHQLHETLIEDIVEVDEAATERYFAGEEPSDEDIPRLAQESALCGNLIPIVCLSAKLDFGVDEFLDALLQCSLPPDKRHIFGTDVAGQQVEVQASPDGPLVAQVFKTRIDPFVQKLSYIRVFSGTLKKDDTVHVSGVRKAVKISQLLRPQGGENQPVDHAGPGDIVAVAKQDDLHTGVSLGDIELPRAQYPTPMVGLAVAPKARGDEAKLSGALHKLLEEDNTFRVTRDPQTKEMIMTGMSELHLQIIRERLKRRDKVEVDTKEPKVPYRETITASGDGSYRHKKQSGGRGQFGEVHIRLFPFPKGTKPEEFCTKDRFPSMREQHYDAEHNFLWVDSIVGGSIPNNFLPAVEKGFKERLARGVIAGFLVQDVCAEVYFGKHHPVDSSEAAFKTAGSMAFRNVFQQSRPVLLEPIVKLHVTVPADKLGDINSDMSGRRGRVLGMNAAGGDLQTVTAEVPLSEVTTYARSLSSITGGRGSFAMEFSHYDAVPGNVQKDIIDKAGIKEEEEEE; the protein is encoded by the coding sequence ATGGCAGACCGCAGCATCTCGGATATCCGCGCCCTGGTCTTTTGCGGCCATGGCGCATCGGGCAAGACCACGTTGCTGGACAAGATTCTGCAGAAGACCGGGACGATTAATCGTTCGGCCAGCGTCGACGACGGCACCAGCGTCTGCGATTTCGACGATGAAGAGAAGCACCACAAGTATTCGATCGAAGCGTCCGTCGCGCATTTCGAGTACGGCGGCAAGCTCTTTCAGGTGATCGACACGCCGGGCTACCCCGACTTCATCGGCGCCACGATCGGCGCGATGCAGGCCGTCGACACGGCTGTGATCATGATCAATGCCCACACCGGTATCGGCGTCAACACCCGGCGGGTGTTCGAAGAGGCCGGCAAGGCGGGCCTCGAGCGGATGATCTGCATCACCAAGATGGACCTGGAGAACATCGACTATCCGAAGCTGCTGGCCGAAATCCAGGAGCTGTTCGGATCGCACTGCGTGCCCTGGAACGTACCGATCGGCGTGAGTCACGAGTTTCGCGGCGTGGCCAGCACTTTGCATCCGCCGGACGACGTTACCGGGGCCGTGATCGATCCGCACCAATTGCACGAGACGCTGATCGAGGACATCGTCGAGGTCGACGAAGCCGCCACCGAGCGCTATTTCGCCGGCGAGGAGCCCAGCGACGAGGACATTCCCCGGCTGGCGCAGGAGTCGGCCCTCTGCGGCAACTTGATTCCCATCGTCTGCCTGTCGGCCAAGTTGGACTTTGGCGTCGACGAGTTTCTCGACGCGCTGCTGCAATGCTCGTTGCCGCCCGACAAGCGGCACATTTTCGGCACCGACGTCGCGGGCCAGCAGGTCGAAGTGCAGGCCTCGCCGGACGGCCCGCTCGTGGCGCAGGTCTTCAAGACGCGGATCGATCCGTTCGTCCAGAAGCTGAGCTACATTCGCGTCTTCTCCGGTACGCTCAAGAAGGACGACACCGTGCACGTCTCCGGCGTGCGCAAGGCGGTGAAAATCTCGCAGTTGTTGCGGCCGCAAGGCGGCGAGAACCAGCCCGTCGATCACGCGGGCCCGGGCGACATCGTGGCCGTGGCCAAGCAGGACGATCTGCACACCGGCGTGAGCCTGGGCGATATCGAACTGCCCCGGGCCCAATATCCGACGCCGATGGTCGGCTTGGCCGTCGCGCCCAAGGCGCGCGGCGACGAGGCCAAGCTGTCCGGCGCGCTCCACAAGTTGCTCGAGGAGGACAACACCTTCCGGGTGACGCGCGATCCGCAGACCAAAGAGATGATCATGACGGGCATGAGCGAATTGCACCTGCAGATCATCCGCGAACGGCTCAAGCGCCGCGACAAGGTCGAGGTCGACACGAAGGAACCGAAGGTTCCCTATCGCGAGACGATCACCGCCAGTGGCGACGGCAGCTATCGGCACAAAAAGCAGTCGGGCGGCCGCGGGCAATTCGGCGAGGTGCACATCCGCTTGTTTCCCTTCCCCAAGGGTACGAAGCCGGAAGAGTTTTGCACCAAGGATCGCTTCCCGTCGATGCGCGAGCAACACTACGACGCCGAGCACAATTTCCTCTGGGTCGACTCGATCGTCGGCGGCTCGATTCCGAACAACTTCCTGCCTGCCGTCGAGAAGGGGTTCAAGGAACGCTTGGCCCGCGGAGTGATCGCCGGCTTTCTCGTGCAGGACGTGTGCGCCGAGGTTTACTTCGGTAAGCATCACCCGGTCGACAGCTCAGAAGCCGCGTTCAAGACGGCCGGGTCGATGGCCTTCCGCAACGTGTTTCAACAGTCACGGCCCGTGCTGCTCGAGCCGATCGTCAAGCTGCACGTCACCGTACCGGCCGACAAACTGGGCGACATCAACAGCGATATGTCGGGCCGGCGCGGCCGAGTGCTGGGAATGAACGCGGCGGGCGGCGATTTGCAAACCGTCACGGCCGAGGTGCCGCTGTCGGAAGTGACGACCTATGCCCGCAGCCTATCGAGCATCACCGGCGGCCGCGGCAGCTTCGCGATGGAGTTCAGCCACTACGACGCCGTGCCGGGCAACGTGCAAAAGGACATCATCGACAAGGCCGGGATCAAGGAGGAGGAAGAAGAGGAGTAA
- a CDS encoding serine acetyltransferase: MATDFRRKESLPAITDRIVKTYTDPGSIQHLGHCALPSYKVVVEVIEDLKEILYPGYRRRENLHLGNVLYHVGDLIDGLHDKLTTQIARALLHDADARGTLDPDADYEALGQASAIAFLEQLPELRQILRYDVQAAYDGDPAVTNVDEIIFCYPGLEAVTIYRLAHLLREGGVPLIPRMMTEWAHSKTGIDIHPGAQIGHHFFIDHGTGVVIGETCEIGHHVKLYQGVTLGALSFPTDGDGQIIRGHKRHPTLEDRVVIYANATVLGGQTVVGHDSVIGSSVWLTRSVAPRTTVVLEKPKLRIRGEASDDLLPEDMNYQI; the protein is encoded by the coding sequence ATGGCCACCGATTTTCGCCGTAAAGAGTCGCTGCCTGCGATCACCGACCGGATCGTCAAGACTTATACCGACCCCGGGTCGATCCAGCACCTGGGTCATTGCGCGCTGCCGAGCTATAAGGTGGTGGTCGAAGTCATCGAGGATCTCAAGGAGATCCTCTACCCCGGCTACCGTCGCCGCGAGAACCTGCACCTGGGCAACGTGCTCTATCACGTCGGCGACCTGATCGACGGGTTGCACGATAAGCTGACCACGCAAATTGCCCGGGCCCTGCTGCACGATGCTGATGCGCGGGGAACGCTCGATCCGGACGCCGACTACGAGGCCCTCGGTCAGGCGTCGGCCATTGCGTTCCTCGAGCAGCTTCCCGAATTGCGCCAGATTCTCCGGTACGACGTGCAGGCCGCCTACGACGGCGATCCGGCAGTCACCAACGTCGACGAGATCATTTTCTGCTATCCCGGCCTCGAGGCGGTGACGATCTATCGCCTGGCACATTTGCTGCGCGAAGGGGGCGTGCCGCTGATCCCGCGGATGATGACCGAGTGGGCGCACTCAAAGACCGGCATCGACATTCACCCGGGCGCGCAGATCGGGCATCATTTCTTTATCGATCACGGCACGGGCGTGGTGATCGGCGAGACGTGCGAGATCGGTCATCACGTCAAGCTGTACCAGGGCGTCACGCTCGGCGCGCTGAGTTTTCCGACCGACGGCGATGGGCAGATCATCCGCGGCCACAAGCGGCATCCCACGCTCGAAGACCGCGTGGTGATCTATGCGAATGCCACGGTGTTGGGCGGCCAGACGGTCGTGGGACACGACTCGGTAATCGGCTCGAGCGTGTGGCTGACGCGGAGCGTCGCGCCGCGCACCACCGTTGTGCTCGAAAAGCCGAAGCTGCGCATCCGCGGCGAAGCGAGCGACGATCTGTTGCCGGAAGACATGAACTACCAGATCTGA
- a CDS encoding ABC transporter permease subunit — MSVLGPVFPVELTTTLRRSRYFVVRVLYLLVLAVTLWVTVESTSWVRWSAGGGTDWRVMAQIANQFFNTFVVVQLLAVLAVAPAVVAGTIAEERSRRTIEYLFVTHLRDTEIVLGKLLARLVPITLLLAAGLPILAIVMTLGGISPKLLLQCFCLTASTLLWVTALSICVSVFYGKARDAVTSTYGMLFALLAVIPFAWGMYESLQIVTPYDLAVETVLTGFNPFYVLAQVLWAGAWSGTDQGWVTLGLMVLYHAVWTVGCVLLAIWRLRPAHLQARARALPAARAKKALRRRPGRHAMLWKEIYVEGRPTRFRRTRRWLTVLAVIAWAVVVAWQWLLHLDSYGMGSRFTYWYFSVWTSVLISTIGLVIVTARAASCVTIEREQDTWLMLISTPLEAREIVRAKFLGTLYSARVILVVLAIAWLPLPLVVGRAALILIVVALTLAVLAAFFCMFGIWCSLRSASSVRAQAAAVGIGMFLGGGYLFCSLPIVLANGPGQESMMVLAACVPFLLSSPWNFLTPEGVVLGASEWDIYVTAWGVGVCGYAFGAWVFYSLACTRFDHLVGRSDSASDLPRPVTPIAESRSP, encoded by the coding sequence ATGTCCGTGCTGGGACCCGTTTTTCCCGTTGAGCTGACGACGACGCTACGGCGATCACGCTATTTCGTCGTGCGCGTGCTGTATTTGCTCGTGCTGGCCGTCACCTTGTGGGTGACGGTCGAAAGCACGTCCTGGGTGCGGTGGTCCGCCGGCGGCGGCACCGATTGGCGGGTCATGGCCCAGATTGCCAATCAGTTCTTCAATACGTTTGTCGTCGTGCAACTGCTGGCAGTGCTGGCAGTCGCCCCGGCGGTCGTCGCCGGAACCATCGCCGAGGAACGCTCCCGGCGGACGATCGAATACTTGTTCGTCACCCATTTGCGCGACACGGAGATCGTGCTCGGCAAACTCCTGGCGCGGCTGGTACCGATCACGCTGCTGTTGGCCGCGGGGCTGCCCATCCTGGCCATCGTGATGACGTTGGGAGGGATCTCGCCCAAATTGCTGCTGCAATGTTTCTGCCTCACCGCCAGCACGCTGTTGTGGGTCACCGCGTTGTCGATCTGCGTGTCGGTGTTCTATGGCAAGGCGCGCGATGCGGTGACGAGCACCTATGGCATGTTGTTTGCGCTGCTGGCCGTGATTCCGTTTGCGTGGGGTATGTACGAATCGCTGCAAATCGTCACCCCGTACGACCTGGCTGTGGAAACTGTGCTGACCGGTTTCAATCCGTTTTACGTCCTCGCGCAGGTGCTCTGGGCCGGGGCCTGGTCAGGCACCGATCAGGGTTGGGTGACCCTGGGCTTGATGGTCCTCTACCACGCGGTGTGGACCGTGGGGTGTGTGCTGTTGGCCATTTGGCGGCTGCGCCCCGCACATCTGCAGGCTCGTGCGCGGGCCCTGCCAGCCGCGCGTGCGAAAAAAGCCTTGCGCCGTCGGCCGGGTCGACATGCGATGTTGTGGAAGGAAATCTACGTCGAAGGGCGCCCAACGCGATTTCGTCGCACGCGGCGCTGGCTGACCGTTCTGGCCGTAATCGCCTGGGCCGTGGTTGTCGCCTGGCAGTGGTTGTTGCATCTCGACAGTTATGGCATGGGGTCGCGCTTTACCTACTGGTACTTCTCCGTCTGGACTAGCGTGCTGATCTCGACGATCGGCCTGGTGATTGTCACTGCCCGCGCCGCATCCTGCGTGACAATCGAACGTGAGCAGGACACCTGGCTCATGTTGATCAGCACGCCGCTCGAGGCGCGCGAGATCGTGCGGGCCAAATTCCTGGGCACGCTCTATTCTGCTCGCGTAATTCTCGTCGTCCTGGCAATCGCCTGGCTGCCGCTGCCGTTGGTCGTGGGACGCGCGGCGCTGATTCTGATTGTCGTCGCGCTCACCTTGGCGGTGCTGGCGGCCTTCTTCTGCATGTTTGGCATCTGGTGCTCGCTCCGGAGCGCGTCGTCCGTCCGGGCCCAAGCAGCCGCGGTGGGGATCGGGATGTTTTTAGGCGGGGGCTACTTGTTTTGCTCCCTGCCCATTGTCTTGGCCAACGGTCCAGGCCAAGAAAGCATGATGGTCTTGGCAGCCTGTGTTCCCTTCCTGCTGTCGTCCCCCTGGAATTTTCTCACTCCGGAGGGTGTTGTTCTGGGTGCCTCTGAGTGGGACATTTACGTGACCGCCTGGGGTGTGGGCGTATGCGGATATGCCTTCGGTGCGTGGGTGTTCTACAGCCTCGCGTGTACACGTTTCGATCACCTCGTCGGTCGTAGCGATTCGGCCTCCGATCTGCCTCGACCGGTCACGCCGATTGCCGAGTCGCGGTCGCCGTGA
- a CDS encoding DoxX family protein produces the protein MNKLIWTGRVLSWLIGALLIMSAAGKFAGGAGLEEGLKHLGLPMSMVKPLAIVELTCAVVYLIPQTAVLGAILIAGYMGGAICTHWRVGDPFIVQIGVGVVAWLGVYLRDRRLWALLPLRRLYDGDAAT, from the coding sequence ATGAATAAGCTCATCTGGACCGGTCGGGTGCTTTCGTGGTTGATCGGTGCGCTGCTGATCATGTCGGCGGCCGGTAAATTCGCCGGGGGCGCCGGGCTGGAGGAGGGCTTGAAGCACCTCGGCTTGCCGATGTCGATGGTCAAGCCGCTGGCGATCGTCGAGCTCACCTGCGCCGTCGTCTACCTGATTCCGCAGACGGCCGTGCTGGGGGCGATCCTCATCGCCGGCTACATGGGCGGGGCCATCTGCACGCACTGGCGCGTTGGAGATCCGTTCATCGTGCAGATCGGCGTGGGAGTCGTGGCGTGGCTGGGCGTCTATCTCCGCGACCGCCGGCTGTGGGCGCTCTTGCCGCTGCGCCGCCTGTATGACGGCGACGCCGCGACCTGA
- a CDS encoding FkbM family methyltransferase, with product MTMISYAQIGEDVLLRRVFPPHYCGFYIDVGANHPVNCSVTKHFYDSGWSGINIEPGTIYNEIPPLRPRDLNLQVAISNEESTLTFYEFPNATALSTLSKEVAERRSGLGQPYFERQVPVLTLRTLCERYVGARLIDFMSIDVEGRELQVIEGADWTRFRPRILLVEANGVESWEPILLSHRYHRANFDGINVWYVRDEDRQWLDPLRVPVTAGDDYIAAPHVRGMVDYLQHLVETGHTAEIAPTSLRIGLRVAGGLQSMARRFPRLAHSAVSIARRAA from the coding sequence ATGACCATGATCTCGTATGCCCAGATCGGTGAAGACGTGTTGCTTCGCCGCGTGTTTCCGCCGCACTATTGCGGGTTCTATATCGACGTCGGCGCCAATCACCCGGTGAACTGCTCGGTCACGAAGCACTTCTACGACAGTGGCTGGAGCGGCATCAACATCGAGCCCGGCACGATCTACAACGAGATTCCGCCGCTCCGGCCGCGGGACCTGAACCTGCAGGTCGCCATCTCGAATGAAGAATCAACGCTCACGTTCTATGAATTTCCGAACGCCACGGCGCTGTCGACGCTCAGCAAGGAGGTCGCCGAGCGCCGCAGCGGGCTCGGCCAGCCGTACTTCGAGCGCCAGGTGCCGGTGCTGACGTTGCGCACGCTCTGCGAACGTTACGTCGGCGCCCGGCTGATCGACTTCATGTCGATCGACGTGGAAGGCCGCGAGCTGCAAGTCATCGAAGGCGCCGACTGGACGCGGTTCCGTCCGCGCATCCTGCTCGTCGAGGCCAACGGCGTCGAATCGTGGGAACCGATTCTGCTGAGCCACCGTTACCACCGTGCCAACTTCGACGGGATCAACGTCTGGTACGTGCGCGACGAAGATCGTCAATGGCTCGACCCGCTTCGCGTTCCCGTGACCGCCGGTGACGACTACATCGCCGCACCGCACGTGCGCGGCATGGTCGACTACCTGCAGCACCTCGTCGAAACAGGGCACACGGCCGAGATCGCTCCCACGTCGCTGCGGATCGGCCTGCGCGTCGCCGGGGGACTGCAATCGATGGCCCGGCGCTTTCCACGGCTGGCGCATTCGGCCGTGAGCATTGCCCGCCGCGCCGCCTGA
- the hisA gene encoding 1-(5-phosphoribosyl)-5-[(5-phosphoribosylamino)methylideneamino]imidazole-4-carboxamide isomerase, with protein MQIWPAIDLRAGRCVRLEQGDFSRETVFGDDPAAMARSFAEQGARHLHLVDLDGAREGRPSNLDAVRAIVASVQLECELGGGVRDEATIEQLLALGLARLVIGTKALKEPDWFRGVCRRFPGRLVLGLDARDGQVATDGWLSTSGTSAAELARQFDGEPLASIVYTDIATDGMLAGPNLAAMAEMAAAVRTPVIASGGVTTADDVRRLAEAGVAGCIIGRALYAGTITLGAALAAAAPSAA; from the coding sequence ATGCAGATTTGGCCGGCGATCGATTTGAGGGCAGGCCGTTGCGTGCGGCTCGAGCAGGGCGATTTTTCTCGCGAGACGGTCTTTGGCGATGACCCCGCCGCGATGGCGCGCTCGTTCGCCGAACAAGGCGCGCGGCATCTGCACCTGGTCGATCTGGACGGCGCACGCGAGGGAAGGCCGTCGAACCTCGACGCCGTACGGGCCATCGTCGCGAGCGTGCAGCTGGAGTGCGAGCTGGGGGGCGGGGTGCGCGACGAGGCCACGATCGAGCAATTGCTGGCGCTGGGGCTCGCGCGGCTGGTGATCGGCACCAAAGCGCTCAAGGAGCCCGACTGGTTTCGCGGCGTGTGCCGCCGTTTTCCCGGTCGGCTTGTCCTCGGGCTCGATGCCCGCGATGGGCAAGTGGCGACCGACGGCTGGCTGAGCACCAGCGGCACTTCGGCGGCCGAATTGGCGCGGCAATTCGACGGCGAACCTTTGGCTTCGATCGTCTACACCGACATTGCCACCGACGGCATGCTGGCTGGACCGAACCTGGCGGCGATGGCCGAAATGGCCGCTGCCGTGCGGACGCCGGTCATCGCCTCGGGCGGCGTGACGACGGCCGACGATGTGCGCCGGCTGGCCGAGGCCGGCGTGGCGGGCTGTATCATCGGCCGCGCGCTGTATGCCGGCACGATCACGCTCGGTGCCGCGCTGGCCGCGGCCGCGCCCAGCGCGGCCTGA
- a CDS encoding YfhO family protein, producing the protein MPPSRLRPSGELLCALTLVGLSVLWLLGQQLCGAQVPTFRDVAHFYTPVFALCRDEWAAGRVPLWNPYENLGQPLAADGTSSVFYPLKLLWVLPINNDVALAWYLAAHLLLACATMFAAARAWGARRTGAALAGVAYALCGQVLFQVTNVVFLVGSAWLPAALLYGIRAARDARPGDPVKAGLVWALLVLGGEPQSAYHAGLAWLLACGWGGRRSVTRYRGLLRVGGAIGLGVALAAIQIVPTAELYRLSTRAALDGVHERLVELFAIPPARYLELLWPNLGGTLYPMNARWWNALPGGSRQWTYSLYLGTIPLAAAASTLASARRRPAVVVLALVAVATAALACGSAGGYGILQHGLPGYGGFRYPGKLFLVSSVALAALAALGADAWRRAPRRAWISLALLTSVSLVALGLCIPLWARLLVTFDAPPDLLFGPLNPGAALADLRWGFVQTAIVAALGAAIWTWAQRRPDGHGWRKAARSVRWAFRALVAATALELTVAHGWMLTATPAADRPRETIVDQLRTLRPGPECLRVYRAPLWLPDAWQRSSSAQRVVEAWRWDQQTTFPRYPLTDRVGILRVPGSFQLADYRQFWAEFIEPTLGALHQGGKTPGAGLDLLAADAYILPSNARTPTASRDPGLDRVRASLEPRGVHTADTAVWLSPDRPPRAWVTHRWQSLEEFRLHFPPSLRPFANLRERPIVELSHEELAEGPDTDVAAGERCEITRHEPERVVCEVRLAAPGLLVLADQFYPGWQARVRTAPAAQFTAAPIARANQVMRGVFLPAGQHQVEFIYRPTSCYLGAGVTAATLIALGGWLAARALYFTATATRQSA; encoded by the coding sequence ATGCCGCCCTCTCGATTGCGCCCCAGCGGCGAACTGCTGTGCGCCCTGACCCTGGTTGGGCTGTCCGTGCTCTGGCTGTTGGGCCAGCAGCTCTGCGGCGCTCAAGTGCCCACGTTTCGCGACGTGGCCCATTTCTACACACCGGTGTTCGCGCTGTGCCGCGATGAATGGGCAGCCGGGCGCGTGCCGCTGTGGAACCCGTACGAGAATCTGGGCCAGCCCCTGGCCGCCGACGGCACCTCGAGCGTGTTCTATCCGCTCAAGCTGCTGTGGGTCCTGCCGATCAATAACGACGTCGCACTGGCCTGGTACTTGGCCGCTCATTTGTTGCTCGCCTGCGCGACCATGTTCGCGGCGGCTCGGGCCTGGGGGGCTCGGCGCACCGGCGCGGCGCTGGCCGGGGTGGCCTATGCACTCTGCGGACAGGTCTTGTTCCAGGTCACGAACGTCGTCTTCCTGGTCGGCTCGGCATGGTTGCCCGCGGCGCTGCTCTATGGCATTCGCGCCGCACGAGACGCGCGCCCGGGCGACCCGGTCAAAGCCGGCCTGGTCTGGGCTCTGCTCGTGCTGGGAGGTGAACCGCAAAGCGCCTACCACGCGGGCCTGGCGTGGCTCTTGGCGTGCGGTTGGGGAGGGCGCCGCTCGGTCACTCGTTACCGCGGGCTGTTGCGCGTCGGTGGCGCCATAGGGCTCGGTGTCGCGCTGGCGGCGATTCAGATCGTGCCGACCGCCGAGTTGTATCGACTCAGTACGCGTGCGGCGCTCGACGGCGTCCACGAGCGTCTCGTCGAACTGTTTGCCATTCCACCGGCCCGCTACCTGGAACTCCTTTGGCCCAATCTTGGTGGCACGCTCTATCCCATGAATGCCCGCTGGTGGAATGCGCTGCCCGGCGGCAGCCGGCAATGGACCTACTCGCTCTATTTGGGCACGATCCCCCTTGCGGCGGCCGCATCAACCTTGGCGAGTGCCCGGCGTCGTCCGGCGGTGGTGGTCTTGGCGCTGGTCGCCGTGGCCACCGCCGCGTTGGCTTGCGGCAGCGCCGGTGGCTACGGGATCCTGCAGCACGGCCTGCCTGGCTATGGCGGGTTCCGCTACCCGGGCAAGCTGTTCCTGGTCAGCAGCGTGGCGCTGGCCGCGCTGGCCGCGCTGGGGGCCGACGCCTGGCGCAGAGCGCCTCGTCGAGCGTGGATCTCTTTGGCGCTGCTGACAAGCGTCTCGCTCGTCGCCTTGGGGCTATGCATTCCGCTGTGGGCCCGGCTGCTCGTCACGTTCGACGCGCCGCCGGACCTGCTGTTTGGTCCGTTGAATCCGGGCGCGGCGCTGGCCGACCTGCGTTGGGGATTTGTCCAGACGGCGATCGTCGCCGCGCTGGGCGCGGCAATCTGGACTTGGGCCCAGCGCCGGCCGGATGGCCACGGCTGGCGAAAAGCAGCGCGCAGCGTGCGCTGGGCGTTTCGCGCCCTCGTTGCAGCGACTGCGCTTGAGCTGACCGTGGCGCATGGCTGGATGCTGACCGCGACCCCGGCAGCGGACCGACCTCGAGAAACGATCGTCGACCAGCTTCGGACGCTGCGCCCCGGCCCGGAGTGCCTCCGCGTCTACCGCGCCCCGTTGTGGCTTCCCGATGCCTGGCAGCGCAGCAGTTCGGCCCAGCGCGTCGTCGAGGCCTGGCGCTGGGATCAACAGACCACGTTTCCGCGCTATCCGCTCACCGATCGCGTCGGCATATTGCGCGTGCCCGGCTCGTTCCAGCTGGCGGACTACCGGCAGTTTTGGGCCGAGTTCATCGAACCAACGCTGGGCGCCCTCCACCAAGGTGGCAAGACTCCCGGCGCCGGCCTCGATCTGCTCGCCGCCGATGCGTACATCTTGCCGAGCAACGCACGAACGCCCACAGCGTCGCGCGACCCTGGGCTCGATCGAGTGCGAGCATCGCTCGAGCCCCGAGGCGTGCACACGGCGGACACGGCCGTGTGGTTGTCGCCCGATCGGCCGCCGCGTGCCTGGGTCACGCATCGCTGGCAATCGCTCGAGGAGTTCCGGTTGCACTTCCCGCCGAGCCTGCGCCCTTTCGCGAATCTGCGCGAACGGCCGATCGTCGAACTGTCGCACGAGGAATTGGCCGAAGGACCCGACACAGATGTCGCAGCCGGCGAGCGCTGCGAAATCACCCGCCATGAACCCGAACGTGTCGTCTGCGAGGTTCGGCTGGCCGCGCCGGGTCTGCTGGTCCTGGCCGATCAATTCTACCCGGGCTGGCAGGCGCGCGTTCGCACCGCGCCCGCTGCGCAGTTCACCGCCGCGCCGATCGCGCGCGCCAACCAGGTGATGCGCGGAGTGTTCCTGCCGGCGGGCCAACACCAGGTCGAGTTCATCTATCGACCTACCAGCTGTTACCTGGGCGCCGGCGTCACCGCAGCAACTCTGATCGCACTCGGCGGCTGGCTGGCCGCGCGAGCGCTGTACTTCACGGCGACCGCGACTCGGCAATCGGCGTGA
- a CDS encoding FHA domain-containing protein, which translates to MTRSTKSQNLQGLPDRQNPTGTARVELIIIRGRTRQRIRPVEGPVFLIGTAPDCDLVLVDDRFAPVQGYLFRHGETVQIRWLSSDPELTLNGQPRENATLADQDRIRTGTYEFLIRILPRAAGDEQPEPRIPAPHCLKPRAAASSSVAAVSNELPPTALNVPPDPSPGLNRATWVAEGRLRLFDGAGRAGEAVHIDHPRLHSEDRHHGR; encoded by the coding sequence ATGACCCGCAGTACGAAATCCCAAAACCTGCAAGGTCTGCCCGACCGGCAAAACCCGACCGGCACCGCGCGCGTCGAGTTAATCATCATTCGCGGCCGCACCCGGCAGCGAATTCGCCCGGTCGAAGGCCCCGTGTTCTTGATCGGCACAGCACCGGACTGCGACCTGGTGCTGGTCGATGACCGCTTTGCTCCCGTGCAGGGCTACTTGTTTCGCCACGGCGAGACGGTGCAAATCCGCTGGCTGTCGAGCGATCCCGAATTGACGCTCAACGGCCAGCCGCGCGAAAACGCCACGCTCGCCGATCAGGACCGAATCCGCACCGGGACCTACGAGTTCTTGATTCGCATCCTGCCGAGAGCGGCAGGCGACGAGCAGCCCGAGCCACGCATCCCGGCCCCGCACTGCCTCAAACCGCGCGCCGCGGCGAGTTCTTCGGTGGCCGCAGTGAGCAACGAACTGCCGCCAACGGCACTCAACGTGCCGCCCGATCCTTCGCCCGGTCTGAACCGGGCGACGTGGGTCGCCGAGGGACGCTTGCGTCTGTTCGACGGTGCGGGGCGAGCGGGCGAAGCCGTACATATCGACCACCCGCGCCTGCACTCTGAAGATCGTCACCACGGAAGGTAA
- the atpC gene encoding ATP synthase F1 subunit epsilon: protein MAELKCIVVTPETTVVETTVASVVLPLYDGEIGILAGHAPLIGRLGYGELRLSAPGAATTRLFIDGGFVQVADNTVSVLTNRAIPVQQLDLKEASDKFAEIVATKAGSPELQAIRDEQLLRARTQLRLARSRQGSSGH from the coding sequence ATGGCCGAACTCAAATGCATCGTCGTCACGCCTGAAACGACCGTCGTCGAAACGACGGTCGCCAGCGTCGTCTTGCCGCTTTACGACGGCGAAATCGGCATCCTGGCCGGGCACGCTCCACTGATCGGCCGGCTCGGTTACGGCGAGCTGCGGCTCTCCGCACCCGGCGCCGCGACGACGCGGCTGTTCATCGACGGCGGATTCGTCCAGGTGGCAGACAACACGGTCTCGGTCCTCACCAACCGGGCCATCCCCGTGCAGCAGCTCGACTTGAAGGAAGCCTCGGACAAGTTTGCCGAGATCGTCGCGACAAAGGCCGGCAGCCCGGAATTGCAGGCCATTCGCGATGAGCAGTTGCTGCGTGCCCGCACCCAACTGCGGTTGGCACGCTCGCGTCAAGGCAGCAGCGGGCACTAG